The genomic segment CGGGTGATTGATAAGTTTGTTAAAGATAAGGAGCTTCTTACCTTAGAAGAAGCAGTTAAGAAGATGTCCTATCTGCCGGCTCAGAAACTGGGACTGAATAATAGGGGAGAAATAGCAGTAGGAAAAAAGGCTGATCTGGCTGTATTTGATTTAACAGAATTTACAGATCAGGCTACCTACAAGCAGCCTCACCGCTATGCTGCAGGACTTAAGTATTTAATAATAAATGGGCAGCCTGTTGTTGAAGATGCAGAACAGACTTCAGCATTACCGGGTAGAGTGTTGATTAATTTATAACCTTGACATCAAATTATTTCCTTGTTATAATATGGTCGGTTGATTGCTATCTTAAATAATTGTTAATTGGATTTAGAGTAGTTTCGGTTTAATTACCTAAGGAGGTTTAGTATGGCAGAATTAGCCACTATTGTTCTGGCGGCTGGAAAAGGAACTCGAATGAAGTCTAAACTGCCCAAAGTATTACATAAAATTGGCGGCAAATCAATGGTAGAACATATTATCTCTACTGCTGATACTCTTAATCCTGTTTTAAATATAGCTATTATCGGTTATAAAAGTGAATTAGTTAAGTCTAACTTGGAAGATTCTAATGTTAAATTTGCTTATCAAAACCAACAGTTAGGAACCGGTCATGCAGTAATGCAGGCTGAAGATCTATTAGCAGACTTTACTGGTTCAGTACTGGTTCTATGTGGCGATACACCGTTGCTTACGGCTGATACTCTGAATAGATTATTCCAACAACAGCAGAGGGAAGGAATTGCTGCTGCTGTACTGACTACAGAAGTTGAGGACCCTGCTGGATATGGACGGATTATTCGTGAGCAGACAGGGGATGTTGCACAGATTGTAGAGGATAAGGATGCTACTGCTGAAGAGAAGAAGATAAAAGAGATTAATACTGGAACCTATTGTTTTGATAGTCAGCTTCTATTTTCGGCTTTAGATAAGATTGATAATGATAATGCTCAGGGAGAATATTATTTAACAGATATAATTGAAGTCTTTAAAGAAGAGAATAATCGGGTTGCAGCAGTGGTAACTGATGATAAATCAGAAATATTGGGAGTTAATACTAGGCGTCATCTGGTTCAGGCAGGGAAGATTCTACAGAAGCGGATCTGTAATCAGCATTTGGATGAAGGGGTAACTATTATTGATCCTGAGAATACCTTTATTGATCAGGAAGTGGAGATTGGAAGAGATGTTATTATTCATCCCTTTACTACCATAGAAGGAGAAACTGAGATAGGTGATGGAACAGTTATTGGTTCACAGAGCAGAATTATTGACTCTAAATTGGGGTCTGAAGTAACTGTAGAGCATTCTGTTATCCGTGAAGCTGAGATTGGAGATAGCACTAAAGTAGGTCCTTTTGCTTATCTACGGCCGGGAACTGAGATTGGCAAGGAAGGAAAGGCCGGCAGTTTTGTTGAAATTAAAGAATCTAAAGTTGGAAATCAAAGTAAAGTACCTCATTTAAGCTATATAGGAGATACTATGATTGCTGAAGAAGTAAATGTTGGAGCAGGCACTATTACAGCCAATTATGATGGAGAAGAGAAGCATAAGACAGAGATTCAAAGCCAGGCTTTCATTGGTAGCAACTCTACTTTAGTTGCTCCAGTTGAGATTGGGCAAGGGGCTGTTACTGGAGCCGGTTCAGTAGTTACCAGAGATGTAGCTGATAATACTTTAGTATTGGGGGTGCCGGCTAAAGAGAAGAATTCTGAAGGGGAAAATTAAGGTTTGGAGATAGTCTATTAAGTGTAATTAAACAGGAGGGCAGTTTTATAATGACATCTTATAAAGAAAAGTTGACGGTAGTTACAGGTAATTCGAATCCAAAGTTAGCTGAAGAAATATGTGATTATTTAGGAACTTCTTTAATAGATGCAGAAGTATTCAGGTTCAGTGATGGTGAGATCAGTGTTACGATCAGAGAAAGTGTTCGCGGTTCAGATGTTTTTGTTGTACAGCCTACTTGTCCCCCAGTAAACGAGAATATTATGGAATTATTGATAATGATTGATGCCCTTAAGAGAGCATCTGCCCGTAGTGTTACAGCAGTGGTGCCATACTTTGGTTATGCCCGACAGGATAGAAAAGCCAAGCCTAGAGATCCTATTTCTGCTAAATTGATTTCAAATTTATTGACTTCATCTGGAGCAGATAGATTAGTTTCTATAGATCTCCATGCAGCTCAGATTCAGGGCTTCTTTAATATTCCAGTTGATCATCTATTGGGTGCACCTATCTTGGCAGAATACTTTTTAAATAAAGGCTTAGATGATACTATTGTGGTAGCTCCGGATGTAGGATCAGTTAAAAGATGTCGTGATTTTGCTGAAAGACTTGATACTTCAATTGCTATTATTGATAAGCGCCGTCCAGAGCCTAATGTTTCTGAAGTGATGAATATTATCGGCGATGTCTCCGATAAGAATGTTATTTTATTGGATGATATGATCGATACTGCCGGAACAATTACTGAAGCCGGCAGAGTATTGAAGAATAAAGGAGCTAAAAAAGTATATGCCTGCTGTACTCATCCGATCTTTTCTGGTCCGGCAATTGATCGATTGAAAGAATCGGTTCTAGAGGAAGTAGTAGTTACCAATACTATTCCGCTATCAGAAGAGAAGAAATTGGACAAGGTTAAGGTATTATCAATTGCTCCTTTAGTGGGAGAAGCACTTGATAGAATCTTTAAAGATTTATCAGTTAGCGTACTCTTTGACTAAAAAATTTTGATTTTTGCTGAAAAAAATGTTAAAATACTGGTCATGAGGAGAACCTAGAAAAGGAGTGGGTATCAATGGAACGCGTACAGCTTGATGTTGAGTTAAGAGATGAAACTGGAACAGGGTCAGCCCGTAGATTAAGAGAACAGGGATTAGTTCCTGGAGTTGTTTATGGTCGCAACCAGGAACCGATTAATTTAAAACTAGATGCTACAGAGCTAGCAGATGTAACAGGTGGAAATGCTATTATTGATTTACAGGTTGATGGTGAAGAGAAGACAGTTATGGTTAAAGATGTGCAAAAGGATGTAATTACTGATGAATATCTACATGTAGACTTCCATCAGATTGCTCTTGATGAACCGATTGTGGTAGAGGTTCCAATCTCCCTTGAAGGTGTTGCTGAGGGAGTAAAAGAAGGTGGGGTTTTACAGAAGACACTTAGAAAGGTAGAAGTTCAATGTCTACCAACAGAAATTCCTTCTGATTTAAAGCTGAATATTTCTGAGTTAGAGGTAGGAGAGTCCTTACACGTAGGCGATTTAGAAGCCGGTGAAGGCATTGAGCTCACTACTTCTGGTGATGAAGTAGTAGTTACAGTTGTTGCTCCTACTGAGCTTGATCTTGATGAGGATGAAGATGAATTAGAAGAAGATCTTGTTACTGAACCAGAAGTTATCGGTGAAGAGCCAGACGAAGAAGGTGAAGAAGTAGAAGGTGAAGCAGAAGCGGAAACTGAAGAAGCATAAATAAATACTTAGATAGATTCTACTGCAGGCGTAATCAATTTAAATTGATTACGCTTTTTATTATTTTTTTGGAGGATTGATAATGATGAAGTTAGTTGTGGGCTTGGGTAATCCAGGATTTAAGTATGCAGCAACCAGACATAATATAGGCTTTAGAGTTATTGATAATTTTGCTGATAAAAAGCAGATTAAGATTGAAAAGGAGGAACAGGAAGCTTTAACTGGAAGTCTGTATTTTAAAGGAGAGAAAGTAATTTTAGCTAAACCTCAGACTTATATGAATAATAGCGGACGGGCAGTAGGAAAATTAGTTAACTGGTATGATATTGCTCCAGAGAATGTAATTATTATTTATGATGATCTGGATTTAAATACTGGCCATTTAAGGATTAAGTCTTCCGGAGGCCACGGCGGCCATAATGGAGTTAAATCTGTCTTTAATCATCTAGGAAGTACTGATATTTCCCGGATTAAGATCGGTATCGGACGGCCGCCGGAATATATGACAGTTCCTGACTATGTGCTAGGTAAATTTGATAAAGAAGAGAGGGATAAGGCAGCTAGAGCCGTTAGGGAAGCGGTTGAAGCTATTGGAGTTATTCTGGATCAGGGAATAGAGCAGGCTATGAATAAATATAACTAAGCCATACATATTATTCTTATTTTTAACGAATACTTATATGTGAAATGAAATATAGTTTTAACTATGATAGGAGGAAAGTAATTATGAAATTAGTATATTACTGTAGCCAATGTAATGACGTAATTGATAGATTGGAAGTTGATGCTGAAGAAATAACTGAAGATAAATTAGGATTTTCTATCTTGACGCCTGGTGAAAAAGAAGATATAATTAATGAAACAGAAGATGAAATTGAAATTGGAATTATCTGTGATGATTGTGAAGCAGAGGATGATCTAATTTCTTTAGTGAACAATAATTTAATCCATTAAAAGGGGCCTTGGTAGCTGTTAAGGTCCTTTTTTGGTATGTAGGAATGGAATTTAAAAAGGAGTTAAGTGGAAATGGAAGCTGGTTTATCTGATTTATTGGCTAAGACAGAGAAAATTGGAAATCTTAAAAAGAATCTTACTGAAAACTTGAATACCCAACTAGAGGTTAATCTTTCAGTTTCACAGCGGGCGTTTATAGCAGCAAACATATATGAGCAAGTAAGTGATAAATTTTTGTTGTTAACTTATAATTGGCAGCGGGCTGCTGAGCTTTATGAAGAATTACTGCGTCTGCTTGCTACTGAAGAGATTTTTTTATTTCCTCAGTTGGAAGTTCTGCCGCATGAAAGTATTGAAGTTGATATCTCTGTTAAAGTTCAGAGGTTAACAGCTTTAGAGAAGTTAACAACTAGAGATGAATCTATAATTATTGCTCCAATTCAGGCCTTGCTGATGAAGCTGCCGCCCGCAGATATCTTTGCTGATTATTCATTTAGAATTGATTTTGATTCTACAGTAGAATTAAAAAAGATCAGTTCACAGTTAATAAATCAGGGGTACTGCCGGGTTGATATGGTAGAAAATAAAGGTGATTTCAGTATTCGCGGCGGAATTATTGATATCTATCCTCTAACGCGAAGTAACCCAGTTCGAATTGAACTCTTTGGTGATGAAGTGGAATCAATTCGGGAATTTGATCTGGCTACCCAGCGTTCAATTAAGGAATTAAATGATGTTCATATACCGCCGGCAACAGAGATTTTACTGGATTCAGACTCATTACAACAGGGGATAGCTAAATTGAATAAGGAATTAAAACAGAATAGAGAAGTTTTAATAGAAGATGGGAAGAACAAAGAGGCTAAGGAGTTAGAAAGAAAGCTTGAGACTGACCTGGAACAGATAGAAGAAGGAATTCAGTTTCCTGCAATCCGGCAGTACTTACCTGCTTTTTATTCAGGATTGTCTACCTTGATTGATTACTTTAATGAAGGTAGTTTGGTCTTTGATAGTCCAAATCGGATCCAAAAACGTGCTGTAGATTTAATGGATGATCATAATGGATTACGTCTTTCTTTATTGAATCAAGGCAGTGTATTGAGCAGTTATGCTAAAAATTTTGCAAGCTTTGAAGAATTATTAACTGAAACTTATGATTATTCTAAATTATACTTAAATAAGACGCAGGAGATAAAAAGTTTAAGGGTTGATCGAAAGTTAGAATTTAATTTAAAAGAGACGCCGGTTTTTAGAGGACAGATAAATCATTTTTTAGATGAGCTAAAGCAGTTAATAGAGCAGCAATATAGAGTAATTATTACTTTATCGACCGAGAGTAAATGTAAGAGGTTGATTAATTCTTTACAAGAAGAAGATTTAACAGCTTTTTATACTGAAGAAATCACAGATAAACTACAATCGGGAAATATAGCTGTTACCACTGATGCTTTGCAGAAAGGATTTTCACTGCCAGATTTAAAATTTATTTTATTTACTGAAACTGATATCTTCGGTCAGAGTCAGCGTAAAAAGAAACGAAAAACTAAGACTTATGACCAAGGAGCTAAGATTTCTTCTTTTGAAGAACTGAATGTAGGTGATTACGTAGTCCATGAGAACCACGGAATCGGGAAGTACTTAGGTGTCAAGACGTTAGAGGTTCAAGGACATAATCAGGATTATTTATTGATTAAATATGCTGATGAGGATAAACTCTATGTACCTACAGACCAGGTGAATTTAATTCAAAAATATGTTGGAAAAGAAGGTAATAAACCTAAATTATACAGTCTAGGTAGTAATGATTGGGCCCGCGTGAAGCAGCGGGTTAAAGAATCAGTCCAGGAAATGGCTGAAGAACTGTTAGATATCTATGCTGAGCGCGAAGTAAAGGATGGATATGCTTTCAGTGAGGATACTGTCTGGCAGCAGGAATTTGAGTCTGATTTTCCTTATGAAGAGACTCCAGACCAACTTAAAACTATTGAAGAAGTTAAAGAGGATATGGAATCCCCACAGCCTATGGATCGGCTGCTCTGTGGTGATGTGGGCTACGGTAAGACTGAAGTAGCTATCAGAGCTGCTTTTAAAGCAGTATTGGATGGCAAACAGGTAGCTATGCTGGTACCGACTACTATTTTGGCCCAACAGCATTTGAATACTTTTATTGATAGATTTGAAGATTATCCTGTTAAAGTAGGAATGTTGAGTAGATTTAAAACAGCTAAAGAGCAGAAAAAGATAATTGAGGATTTAAAGCAAGGAATAATCGATATTATTATTGGAACCCATAGGATCTTATCAACTGATATTGAATTCAATGATTTAGGTTTTTTGATTGTAGATGAAGAACAGCGCTTTGGAGTTAAGCATAAAGAGAGATTGAAGCAGATAAAAAAGAGTATTGATGTTTTGACGCTGACGGCAACTCCTATTCCTCGGACGCTCCATATGTCCTTGGTTGGAGTTAGGGATATGAGTTTAATTGAAACACCTCCGCAGAATAGATATCCGATTAGAACCTATGTTAGAGAATATAGTGATGATCTAATTCGCGAAGCTATTCGCAAAGAGATAGACCGCGGGGGGCAGGTTTATTTTGTCCATAATCGGGTGAAGAATATTGATAAAGTAGCAGCTAAAATTAAGAAGCTGCTGCCTAAGGCTGAAGTAGTAACTGCCCATGGACAGATGAGTGAAGCCAAGTTAGAGAAGATTATGTTAGGCTTTTTGGATGGTGAGCATGATGTTTTAGTCTGTACCACTATTATTGAAACCGGTCTTGATATTCCTAATGTCAACACTATACTTATTAATAATGCTGATCAACTAGGGCTGGCCCAGCTTTATCAGCTGCGCGGCAGAGTAGGCCGGACTAATAGAGTAGCTTATGCTTATTTGCTTTATCAACAGGATCAGGTTCTATCAGAGGTAGCTGAAAAGCGCTTACAGGCTATAAAGGAATTTACTAACTTAGGTTCTGGATTCAAGATAGCTATGCGTGATTTAGAGATTAGAGGTGCCGGTAATATTTTAGGCCCAAAACAGCACGGGCATATTGAGGCAATCGGCTTTTCACTTTATTGTAAGCTGTTAGAACAGGCAGTTAATGAATTAAAGGGAGAAGATGATGAAGAAGAGGCGGCTGAAATAAATATAGATTTAGAGC from the Acetohalobium arabaticum DSM 5501 genome contains:
- the glmU gene encoding bifunctional UDP-N-acetylglucosamine diphosphorylase/glucosamine-1-phosphate N-acetyltransferase GlmU, translating into MAELATIVLAAGKGTRMKSKLPKVLHKIGGKSMVEHIISTADTLNPVLNIAIIGYKSELVKSNLEDSNVKFAYQNQQLGTGHAVMQAEDLLADFTGSVLVLCGDTPLLTADTLNRLFQQQQREGIAAAVLTTEVEDPAGYGRIIREQTGDVAQIVEDKDATAEEKKIKEINTGTYCFDSQLLFSALDKIDNDNAQGEYYLTDIIEVFKEENNRVAAVVTDDKSEILGVNTRRHLVQAGKILQKRICNQHLDEGVTIIDPENTFIDQEVEIGRDVIIHPFTTIEGETEIGDGTVIGSQSRIIDSKLGSEVTVEHSVIREAEIGDSTKVGPFAYLRPGTEIGKEGKAGSFVEIKESKVGNQSKVPHLSYIGDTMIAEEVNVGAGTITANYDGEEKHKTEIQSQAFIGSNSTLVAPVEIGQGAVTGAGSVVTRDVADNTLVLGVPAKEKNSEGEN
- a CDS encoding ribose-phosphate diphosphokinase yields the protein MTSYKEKLTVVTGNSNPKLAEEICDYLGTSLIDAEVFRFSDGEISVTIRESVRGSDVFVVQPTCPPVNENIMELLIMIDALKRASARSVTAVVPYFGYARQDRKAKPRDPISAKLISNLLTSSGADRLVSIDLHAAQIQGFFNIPVDHLLGAPILAEYFLNKGLDDTIVVAPDVGSVKRCRDFAERLDTSIAIIDKRRPEPNVSEVMNIIGDVSDKNVILLDDMIDTAGTITEAGRVLKNKGAKKVYACCTHPIFSGPAIDRLKESVLEEVVVTNTIPLSEEKKLDKVKVLSIAPLVGEALDRIFKDLSVSVLFD
- a CDS encoding 50S ribosomal protein L25, with the translated sequence MERVQLDVELRDETGTGSARRLREQGLVPGVVYGRNQEPINLKLDATELADVTGGNAIIDLQVDGEEKTVMVKDVQKDVITDEYLHVDFHQIALDEPIVVEVPISLEGVAEGVKEGGVLQKTLRKVEVQCLPTEIPSDLKLNISELEVGESLHVGDLEAGEGIELTTSGDEVVVTVVAPTELDLDEDEDELEEDLVTEPEVIGEEPDEEGEEVEGEAEAETEEA
- the pth gene encoding aminoacyl-tRNA hydrolase — translated: MMKLVVGLGNPGFKYAATRHNIGFRVIDNFADKKQIKIEKEEQEALTGSLYFKGEKVILAKPQTYMNNSGRAVGKLVNWYDIAPENVIIIYDDLDLNTGHLRIKSSGGHGGHNGVKSVFNHLGSTDISRIKIGIGRPPEYMTVPDYVLGKFDKEERDKAARAVREAVEAIGVILDQGIEQAMNKYN
- a CDS encoding anti-sigma-F factor Fin; the protein is MKLVYYCSQCNDVIDRLEVDAEEITEDKLGFSILTPGEKEDIINETEDEIEIGIICDDCEAEDDLISLVNNNLIH
- the mfd gene encoding transcription-repair coupling factor, translated to MEAGLSDLLAKTEKIGNLKKNLTENLNTQLEVNLSVSQRAFIAANIYEQVSDKFLLLTYNWQRAAELYEELLRLLATEEIFLFPQLEVLPHESIEVDISVKVQRLTALEKLTTRDESIIIAPIQALLMKLPPADIFADYSFRIDFDSTVELKKISSQLINQGYCRVDMVENKGDFSIRGGIIDIYPLTRSNPVRIELFGDEVESIREFDLATQRSIKELNDVHIPPATEILLDSDSLQQGIAKLNKELKQNREVLIEDGKNKEAKELERKLETDLEQIEEGIQFPAIRQYLPAFYSGLSTLIDYFNEGSLVFDSPNRIQKRAVDLMDDHNGLRLSLLNQGSVLSSYAKNFASFEELLTETYDYSKLYLNKTQEIKSLRVDRKLEFNLKETPVFRGQINHFLDELKQLIEQQYRVIITLSTESKCKRLINSLQEEDLTAFYTEEITDKLQSGNIAVTTDALQKGFSLPDLKFILFTETDIFGQSQRKKKRKTKTYDQGAKISSFEELNVGDYVVHENHGIGKYLGVKTLEVQGHNQDYLLIKYADEDKLYVPTDQVNLIQKYVGKEGNKPKLYSLGSNDWARVKQRVKESVQEMAEELLDIYAEREVKDGYAFSEDTVWQQEFESDFPYEETPDQLKTIEEVKEDMESPQPMDRLLCGDVGYGKTEVAIRAAFKAVLDGKQVAMLVPTTILAQQHLNTFIDRFEDYPVKVGMLSRFKTAKEQKKIIEDLKQGIIDIIIGTHRILSTDIEFNDLGFLIVDEEQRFGVKHKERLKQIKKSIDVLTLTATPIPRTLHMSLVGVRDMSLIETPPQNRYPIRTYVREYSDDLIREAIRKEIDRGGQVYFVHNRVKNIDKVAAKIKKLLPKAEVVTAHGQMSEAKLEKIMLGFLDGEHDVLVCTTIIETGLDIPNVNTILINNADQLGLAQLYQLRGRVGRTNRVAYAYLLYQQDQVLSEVAEKRLQAIKEFTNLGSGFKIAMRDLEIRGAGNILGPKQHGHIEAIGFSLYCKLLEQAVNELKGEDDEEEAAEINIDLELDAYIPEDYIPDSKQKIEIYKKISGIMNLTEVEEVKAELRDRFGAIPQSVLNLVMISKIKVLALNLDVKSIESKDGLIMVNFNTADYLSGPQILKLSDQYSQQIGFKSAKEPVLKLETEESDVKILEILAEVLDYLIASQDLK